In Bacteriovorax stolpii, a single genomic region encodes these proteins:
- a CDS encoding nucleotidyltransferase family protein — translation MQIDHALILCAGMGTRMGEIGKKIPKPLWPVFFKTLLELQVDYCHSLGIKRLFLNTHFLSEEIETHLKSNPKFADVIMLHEDPLLDSGGAIHNMASRGDVNYTGNLLLVNADQFLFFDQKYFTDALSALENSRAALFGIKVDKSAKYNETVLENDLLKEIRKTDGSYDYITYSGLGILKLDSLDHVAGISKFFETVANYKKERVHFVVPEKFEYWDFGTAEIYFESIQEIYHSLKENKHSRLMDFLQENKALEGNVDAFFNDELRSVNLEGNGEFFANAIVGKGIVQKLN, via the coding sequence ATGCAAATTGATCACGCTTTAATTTTGTGTGCTGGAATGGGAACCCGCATGGGGGAGATTGGAAAAAAAATTCCAAAACCTCTATGGCCGGTATTTTTTAAGACTCTTTTAGAGCTTCAGGTTGATTACTGCCACTCTTTAGGGATTAAAAGACTCTTTCTCAATACTCACTTCCTCTCGGAGGAAATTGAAACCCATCTTAAATCAAATCCTAAATTTGCAGACGTGATTATGCTGCACGAAGATCCTCTTTTAGATTCTGGTGGGGCCATCCATAACATGGCCTCAAGGGGCGATGTTAATTACACTGGAAATTTACTTCTGGTAAATGCCGATCAGTTCTTGTTCTTTGACCAAAAATACTTCACGGATGCTCTGTCGGCGCTAGAGAACTCGCGCGCGGCTTTGTTTGGAATTAAGGTTGATAAAAGTGCCAAATACAACGAAACGGTACTGGAAAACGACCTGTTAAAAGAAATCAGAAAAACTGACGGGAGTTATGACTACATAACGTATTCAGGACTTGGGATTTTAAAGCTGGATTCTCTTGATCATGTGGCAGGAATTTCAAAATTTTTTGAAACTGTGGCCAACTATAAAAAAGAACGTGTGCACTTCGTGGTTCCTGAAAAATTTGAATATTGGGATTTTGGAACAGCTGAAATCTATTTTGAAAGTATCCAGGAAATTTACCATTCACTTAAAGAAAATAAACATAGCCGTTTAATGGATTTTCTTCAGGAAAATAAAGCACTGGAAGGCAATGTCGATGCTTTTTTTAACGACGAACTTCGCTCGGTGAACCTGGAAGGAAACGGTGAGTTTTTTGCCAATGCGATTGTAGGAAAAGGGATCGTGCAGAAGTTAAACTAG
- a CDS encoding aminoglycoside phosphotransferase family protein, which produces MKPEQSERILVEELFKKTIHKNLLSDDHVINIEKLTGDASTRKYYRIWTSKESYVACLDNPTAEGADEPTFLKLQRVLHAEKVRVPLIHDKELSTGYILEEDLGDVTFLKDIAHIEGVKAEYEYYIKAIDLMASIHKIDTKKYTGESFTKLAFDTEKLYQEMEFTKKYFLKMYLSLDVETTEVQALYKKLHEMCVTLSNEPRVLVHRDYHSRNLMIKNGEQIVIDFQDARMGTPLYDLVSLLEDCYYQINDTNKKLLIEYYYNTYFKSFDPNKNFEQFKSVYDLMAIQRVFKAIGSFAYIYADRKDLRYIKYIGYAFEKVRSIMLNHEHFANERKILSSLYYAN; this is translated from the coding sequence ATGAAGCCAGAGCAATCAGAAAGAATCCTCGTTGAAGAGCTGTTCAAAAAGACCATCCATAAAAATCTTCTTAGTGACGATCATGTTATTAACATTGAGAAATTGACTGGAGATGCTTCAACGAGAAAGTACTATCGCATCTGGACTTCAAAAGAGTCTTATGTTGCTTGCCTGGATAACCCAACAGCAGAAGGCGCAGATGAGCCAACATTTTTAAAACTTCAGCGCGTACTTCACGCAGAAAAGGTTCGAGTCCCACTGATTCACGATAAAGAACTTTCGACAGGCTATATCCTGGAAGAAGATTTAGGAGATGTGACTTTCCTAAAAGACATTGCTCACATTGAAGGCGTGAAAGCAGAATACGAGTACTATATTAAGGCCATTGACCTTATGGCCTCAATCCATAAAATCGACACAAAAAAATACACAGGAGAAAGCTTTACTAAGCTTGCTTTTGATACAGAAAAACTTTATCAGGAAATGGAATTTACTAAAAAGTATTTCCTGAAAATGTACCTGAGCCTAGATGTAGAAACAACAGAAGTTCAGGCCCTTTATAAAAAGCTGCATGAAATGTGTGTGACTCTCTCAAATGAGCCACGTGTTCTGGTTCACCGCGATTATCACTCGAGAAATCTGATGATTAAAAATGGCGAGCAGATCGTTATCGATTTCCAGGACGCGAGAATGGGAACTCCACTTTATGACCTGGTGTCTTTACTTGAAGACTGTTATTACCAGATCAACGATACAAATAAGAAGCTTCTAATTGAGTATTACTACAATACTTATTTTAAAAGCTTTGATCCGAATAAAAACTTCGAGCAGTTTAAGTCAGTGTATGACCTGATGGCGATTCAAAGAGTGTTTAAGGCGATTGGAAGTTTCGCTTATATCTACGCCGATAGAAAAGACCTTCGTTATATTAAGTATATCGGGTATGCCTTTGAGAAAGTCAGAAGCATTATGCTAAATCATGAGCATTTTGCGAATGAGAGAAAAATTCTTTCGAGCCTATACTATGCAAATTGA